The Catenuloplanes niger genome includes a window with the following:
- a CDS encoding cell division protein PerM, translating into MPSTPDRPAAGAQPDETLTDAEAAYLAARDTVPIDASDGRDLRTRDTVRLPLQRARARARAGRAPLAVAAVVAAGWAFLVSYLPVAIVMWLAQLVEGAGSIGGSVIVGLGAWLLGHGVPLGTSLGPVGLAPLGLAVLIAWRLARAGVHVTRAIGARDDGTMRQAFSVAGAIGLAWGGLGLLAALLVGAGGGPEVNALRAFGTLFAVGGLASLTGALRTTGALGELASRLPRYLRDAVRTGVVGGLLILATGAGSTGLAIALNGGDASDMIGAYRTGVAGQAGITLVSLAYAPNAAIWAVGYLLGPGFSLGTHTTVQITQVSVGALPTVPLVAGLPSGPLGGLGAALPAVPLIAAMLAGWLLHRRLRRAGRDPSRPPRVVPWRRLTAAAATSGPVAGVVLFVAAFVSGGPLGGGRLSELGTSAWQVGLIGTGVVTVGALAGAIASRMFAAGARTGRPRTGTPPAS; encoded by the coding sequence ATGCCGAGCACCCCGGACCGTCCGGCCGCAGGCGCCCAGCCGGACGAGACGCTGACCGACGCCGAGGCCGCCTATCTCGCTGCCCGCGACACGGTCCCCATCGACGCGTCCGACGGCCGCGATCTGCGCACCCGGGACACCGTGCGGTTGCCGCTGCAACGGGCCCGCGCCCGGGCGAGAGCCGGCCGTGCGCCGCTCGCCGTGGCCGCCGTGGTCGCCGCCGGCTGGGCGTTCCTGGTCTCCTACCTGCCGGTCGCGATCGTCATGTGGCTGGCGCAGCTCGTCGAGGGCGCCGGTTCGATCGGCGGCTCCGTGATCGTCGGGCTCGGTGCCTGGCTGCTCGGACACGGCGTACCGCTGGGCACGTCGCTCGGCCCGGTCGGCCTGGCGCCGCTCGGCCTGGCCGTGCTGATCGCCTGGCGGCTGGCCCGGGCCGGCGTGCACGTCACCCGGGCCATCGGCGCGCGGGACGACGGCACGATGCGGCAGGCGTTCTCCGTCGCCGGCGCGATCGGTCTCGCCTGGGGTGGGCTGGGGCTGCTCGCGGCGCTGCTGGTCGGTGCCGGCGGTGGGCCGGAGGTCAACGCGTTGCGCGCGTTCGGCACGCTCTTCGCGGTCGGCGGGCTGGCCTCGCTGACCGGTGCGCTGCGGACCACGGGCGCGCTCGGCGAGCTGGCGTCGCGCCTGCCGAGATACCTGCGCGACGCCGTCCGTACCGGCGTGGTGGGTGGCCTGTTGATCCTGGCCACCGGCGCGGGGAGCACCGGGCTCGCGATCGCGCTCAACGGCGGCGACGCCAGCGACATGATCGGCGCCTACCGGACCGGGGTGGCCGGGCAGGCGGGCATCACGCTGGTCAGCCTCGCCTACGCGCCGAACGCCGCGATCTGGGCGGTCGGCTACCTGCTCGGGCCCGGCTTCTCCCTCGGTACCCACACCACGGTGCAGATAACGCAGGTCAGCGTGGGGGCGCTGCCGACCGTACCGTTGGTGGCGGGTCTTCCGTCCGGGCCGCTCGGTGGCCTCGGCGCCGCGCTGCCCGCGGTGCCGCTGATCGCCGCGATGCTGGCCGGCTGGCTGCTGCACCGGCGGCTGCGGCGGGCCGGTCGTGACCCGTCCCGGCCGCCACGCGTGGTGCCCTGGCGCCGGCTCACCGCGGCCGCGGCCACGTCCGGGCCGGTCGCGGGCGTGGTGCTGTTCGTGGCCGCGTTCGTCTCCGGCGGTCCGCTCGGCGGCGGGCGCCTCTCCGAGCTCGGCACGTCCGCGTGGCAGGTCGGCCTGATCGGCACCGGCGTGGTGACCGTGGGCGCGCTGGCCGGCGCGATCGCCTCGCGCATGTTCGCCGCGGGAGCAAGGACCGGAAGACCCCGCACGGGTACGCCGCCGGCGAGCTGA
- the sucD gene encoding succinate--CoA ligase subunit alpha, producing the protein MAIWLTKDSKVIVQGITGSEGTKHTKRMLAAGTNVVGGTNPKKAGQTLDFDGTQLPVFGTVKEAMEKTGADVTVIFVPPAFSKAAVIEAIDAEIGLAIVITEGIPVHDSAAFWAHNVAKGQKTRIIGPNCPGIASPGQSNAGIIPGDITGAGRIGLVSKSGTLTYQLMYELRDIGFSTAVGIGGDPVIGTTHIDALKAFQEDPDTDAIVMIGEIGGDAEERAADFIKAHVTKPVVGYIAGFTAPPGKTMGHAGAIISGSAGTADAKKVALEAAGVKVGKTPSETARLMREIMS; encoded by the coding sequence ATGGCTATCTGGCTCACCAAGGACTCCAAGGTCATCGTCCAGGGCATCACCGGGTCCGAGGGCACCAAGCACACCAAGCGCATGCTCGCCGCGGGCACGAACGTGGTCGGTGGCACCAACCCGAAGAAGGCCGGGCAGACGCTCGACTTCGACGGCACCCAGCTTCCGGTCTTCGGCACCGTCAAGGAGGCCATGGAGAAGACCGGTGCGGACGTCACCGTCATCTTCGTGCCGCCGGCGTTCTCCAAGGCCGCGGTGATCGAGGCGATCGACGCCGAGATCGGCCTGGCCATCGTGATCACCGAGGGCATCCCGGTGCACGACAGCGCCGCGTTCTGGGCGCACAACGTGGCGAAGGGTCAGAAGACCCGGATCATCGGCCCGAACTGCCCCGGCATCGCGTCGCCCGGCCAGTCGAACGCCGGCATCATCCCCGGCGACATCACCGGCGCCGGCCGGATCGGCCTGGTCTCCAAGAGCGGCACGCTGACCTACCAGCTGATGTACGAGCTGCGGGACATCGGCTTCTCCACCGCGGTCGGCATCGGCGGTGACCCGGTCATCGGCACCACGCACATCGACGCGCTCAAGGCGTTCCAGGAGGACCCGGACACCGACGCGATCGTCATGATCGGTGAGATCGGTGGCGACGCGGAGGAGCGGGCCGCCGACTTCATCAAGGCGCACGTGACGAAGCCGGTCGTCGGCTACATCGCGGGCTTCACCGCCCCGCCCGGGAAGACCATGGGCCACGCCGGTGCGATCATCTCCGGTTCGGCCGGCACCGCGGACGCGAAGAAGGTCGCGCTCGAGGCGGCCGGCGTCAAGGTCGGCAAGACGCCGTCCGAGACCGCTCGCCTGATGCGGGAGATCATGAGCTGA
- the sucC gene encoding ADP-forming succinate--CoA ligase subunit beta — protein sequence MDLYEYQGRELFERHGLPVLSGGVATTPEEARAIAERLGGRVVVKAQVKVGGRGKAGGVKLAEGVEEATARATDILGMDIKGHTVHKVMLTVTADIAEEYYLSYLLDRANRTFLCIASVAGGMEIETVAETDPDKVAKIQIDAIQGVDEAKAREIVAAAKFPADVSEQIVDIAQKLWVAFIKEDATLVEVNPLAKTPEGKVLCLDAKVTLDENSHFRHADQEGFVDAASVDPLEQAAKEKNLNYVKLDGSVGIIGNGAGLVMSTLDVVAYAGENHGGVKPANFLDIGGGASATVMANGLEIVLSDPAVKSVFVNVFGGITACDAVANGILQALQLLADRGEQVTKPLVVRLDGNNAEAGRAILDSAANPLVERVDTMDGAAARAAELAAAGV from the coding sequence GTGGACCTGTATGAGTACCAGGGGCGCGAGCTATTCGAGCGGCACGGCCTGCCCGTGCTGAGCGGTGGCGTCGCCACGACCCCCGAGGAGGCCCGCGCGATCGCCGAGCGTCTCGGCGGCCGGGTCGTTGTCAAGGCGCAGGTGAAGGTCGGTGGCCGCGGTAAGGCCGGCGGCGTCAAGCTGGCCGAGGGCGTCGAAGAGGCGACCGCCCGCGCGACGGACATCCTCGGGATGGACATCAAGGGTCACACGGTGCACAAGGTCATGTTGACCGTCACCGCTGACATCGCCGAGGAGTACTACCTCTCCTACCTGCTCGACCGGGCGAACCGCACGTTCCTGTGCATCGCCAGCGTCGCGGGCGGCATGGAGATCGAGACGGTCGCCGAGACCGACCCGGACAAGGTCGCGAAGATCCAGATCGACGCGATCCAGGGCGTGGACGAGGCGAAGGCGCGCGAGATCGTCGCGGCCGCCAAGTTCCCGGCCGACGTGTCCGAGCAGATCGTCGACATCGCGCAGAAGCTGTGGGTGGCCTTCATCAAGGAGGACGCCACGCTGGTCGAGGTGAACCCGCTGGCCAAGACGCCGGAGGGCAAGGTCCTCTGCCTGGACGCCAAGGTCACGCTGGACGAGAACTCGCACTTCCGGCACGCGGACCAGGAGGGCTTCGTCGACGCGGCCTCGGTCGACCCGCTGGAGCAGGCGGCCAAGGAGAAGAACCTCAACTACGTGAAGCTCGACGGTTCCGTCGGCATCATCGGCAACGGCGCGGGCCTGGTCATGTCCACGCTCGACGTGGTCGCCTACGCCGGTGAGAACCACGGTGGCGTGAAGCCGGCGAACTTCCTCGACATCGGCGGCGGCGCGAGCGCCACCGTGATGGCGAACGGCCTGGAGATCGTCCTCTCCGACCCGGCCGTGAAGTCCGTCTTCGTCAACGTCTTCGGCGGCATCACCGCCTGCGACGCGGTCGCGAACGGCATCCTGCAGGCGCTGCAGCTGCTGGCCGACCGGGGCGAGCAGGTCACCAAGCCGCTCGTCGTCCGACTGGACGGCAACAACGCGGAGGCCGGCCGCGCGATCCTGGACTCGGCCGCGAACCCGCTCGTCGAGCGGGTCGACACCATGGACGGTGCGGCCGCGCGTGCCGCCGAGCTCGCGGCTGCGGGGGTCTGA